Proteins encoded within one genomic window of Neodiprion fabricii isolate iyNeoFabr1 chromosome 6, iyNeoFabr1.1, whole genome shotgun sequence:
- the LOC124184177 gene encoding MAP kinase-activating death domain protein isoform X3, with amino-acid sequence MDIQKKFLCPRLVDYLAIVGARPPSASRQPVQVPELLRRYPVEDHKDFPLPLDMVYFCQPEGCSSVGPKRTVLREATSFTFTLTDKDSGKTRYGICVNFYRPIERGGSMGGGVTGRRDRHSTTFRRESWRKSMEKSSDSAFSSDYRSSAVGPSDSERDCPSRRDSDTPHAPHAPRLGVTAPSGDSESGGSHSPSPRASRKRQRVRNHSLTSLCIISHHPFFSTFRECLFVLKKIIDACNESSSPRRVGASRQINRDTVWSALTSQALDGTPSIVLHDVREIETWILRLLSAPVPVPGKTRVEVEILSPSLQPPLCFALPDHTRFSLVDFPLHLPLELLGVDICLKVLTLILLEHKLVLQSRDYNALSMSVMAFVTMIYPLEYMFPAIPLLPTCMSCAEQLLLAPTPFVIGIPATFLLYKKNFRMPDDIWLVDLDSNKITPPSGFGDTLPPLPEPEGTILKNHLKQAMQLMDQVGAGAMGSLVTPQPQQPSPQHASPQPLMQSPSRRESSASHHSTLSVSSARHRPSMDYSMHSQHSAANSPGTPSTSSPHHASLTPSMSPTSTQKQTSQPSPGFNPFIYGNDVHSVDVATRVAMVRFFNSQNLLANFSEHTRTLRLYPRPVVAFQINSFLRSRPRTSSFLNKFARTQAVEFLAEWSLTPSNVAFLRVHTGVFDPTQIGDKPRWYAPSLEPIYFPVWDSNGSLAAAMRTLQQLENQPTDESGSDSEGADSTSSSYSSLSDFVSEMVSSDLSPSYHCPQATQPQPMSLSVDPKNVYNPPSSLQYPGADDDPPTRPGSPLSTSSSQSDLSSPSFNRDSELELNPRIQEGSQAAKSDNDKEEGGSFESDSASTTATPRTILSAQSTVGQFGSGAGSLVTPSPSDTERPTTPHRTSRLNRSVTPVPPLSPGPQRQPSVGNVLARTSSFGSAVGPLLPRQPSSGSNNGSPTLPRQATTGNGVQRHHSGNSNVPRQNSGNSTGTGVIRQGSQGSLFEQFASQAKDLVRETTRQSSQDGLLAHMDKLKHQAREKINEAGEESLFAPLEQLTQQTKKAMGEASKSVQEVSKNALEASKTAAGVSKNTFDDLTYVGKSTFGDLTKSAKEAATKKGLLKGLSDSQQSPPHTSPPPGPLQRRDSSSTQLVASDSRAGRRDIGRDFFSNISSDLNGIAAQTSSMFSDLFGNKHNSNRNANPLPQSQKSKEKSQTFGPFPKGRKGLVERSSLIKHSTNKPSQEELQRMQNVERSSTNSDNQAFLTDIVNQALAGEGVGWLKLNRLKKLMEDESYRNLVVTNLNKGLERKISPDDHIDDVCVSRPVYKGMLKCLQAVVHGLVHTYSNFGPGGMASVFQLMEIAHTHYWSKDLTEGGFESSLISQTSSPFGSKENLRSPQSPKQPDLSDLSRKSSLQQSSELPQLRLEMSHPQLPAGGDENQSTTEMFLDMFSKKGKLLSRLTSFDSEGGRGAGGGTGSSEALSTDGGSIITNPAFRQAHQASFRSTVSDSEVEQGNFPHQTKQRTASVWSSKSSLSTGFRYHGGSLVPTVTTPSPEAARTYLFEGLLGKERSSLWDQMQFWEDAFLDAVSQERDMVGMDQGPGEMMERYKSLSESERRRLEHDEDRLLCTLLHNLTAILVMLNVDKGELKRKVRRLLGKSHIGLIYSQELNQLLDQMTNLHGNDIDLKPLTSRQMHRQSFTVHAGVDAEGDLRFLEVRHDGLVLRSVNGVIVERWWYERLVNMTYSPKNKVLCLWRRNGGQTQLHKYYTKKCKDLYYCIKDAMEKAAQRGRGAGSGVELGGEFPVQDMRTGEGGLLQVCMEGVGLLFANSKDFEFFVRLDHIRKCFTQKGGIFVLEEFNPKTRQVIQRKYKSQLADQICYAVLCVFSYLAAGMEDRKQLQQQQQQQYLHQPTGSGAQAMHGSGLSQAGSPRHH; translated from the exons ATGGATAtacaaaagaaatttctgTGCCCTCGCCTGGTTGATTACCTGGCCATTGTGGGGGCAAGACCTCCATCGGCTTCTCGACAGCCCGTTCAG GTACCAGAGCTACTACGGAGATATCCTGTGGAAGATCACAAGGATTTTCCACTACCCCTTGACATGGTTTACTTTTGCCAACCCGAGGGCTGTAGTAGCGTAGGACCTAAACGCACAGTCCTGCGAGAAGCTACTTCCTTCACCTTCACACTTACTGACAAGGATTCTG GAAAAACACGTTACGGAATATGTGTGAATTTCTACCGACCCATAGAACGCGGCGGAAGTATGGGCGGAGGGGTGACAGGCAGGAGGGATAGGCACAGTACAACTTTTCGTCGTGAAAGCTGGAGAAAAAGCATGGAGAAAAGTTCGGACTCAGCATTTTCTAG CGACTATAGGAGCAGTGCGGTAGGACCAAGTGACTCTGAAAGGGACTGTCCAAGCAGGAGAGACTCGGACACACCACATGCACCTCATGCCCCAAGACTCGGTGTCACAGCACCGAGCGGAGACAGCGAAAGTGGAGGTAGTCATTCTCCTTCTCCAAGAGCTTCGCGAAAACGTCAG CGTGTGAGGAATCATTCTTTGACATCGCTCTGCATAATCTCTCATCATCcatttttctcaacatttcGAGAATGCTTGTttgttctgaaaaaaatcatcgacgCCTGCAACGAGAGTTCTTCCCCGAGGAGGGTGGGAGCCTCGAGACAAATTAACAG AGACACTGTATGGAGCGCGCTAACAAGTCAGGCTCTTGACGGCACTCCGTCAATTGTACTTCATGATGTCAGAGAAATCGAAACGTGGATTCTGCGACTACTAAGTGCCCCTGTTCCCGTTCCTGGAAAGACTAGAGTAGAAGTTGAAATACTCTCTCCGTCGTTACAACCGCCGCTCTGCTTTGCTCTACCTGATCACACCAGATTTTCATTGGTCGACTTTCCGCTTCATCTTCCCTTGGAATTATTAGGTGTCGACATATGTTTGAAAGTTCTGACGCTCATTTTACTTGAACATAAG cttgtGCTGCAATCCCGAGATTATAACGCCTTGTCAATGTCAGTTATGGCATTTGTTACCATGATCTATCCACTGGAATATATGTTTCCTGCAATCCCACTGCTTCCGACATGTATGAGCTGTGCAGAGCAACTGCTGCTGGCTCCTACACCATTTGTTATTGGAATTCCAGCAACTTTCTTACTATATAAAAAGAACTTCAGAATGCCCGATGATATTTGGCTCGTCGATTTAGACAGCAATAAAATTACACCACCTAGTGGCTTTGGTGATACATTACCACCGCTGCCTGAACCGGAGGGTACTATTTTAAAGAATCATCTCAAACAG GCAATGCAACTCATGGACCAAGTTGGAGCTGGT GCAATGGGTAGCTTGGTAACCCCGCAACCACAGCAGCCTTCACCACAGCATGCGTCACCACAACCTTTGATGCAGTCGCCTAGTAGAAGAGAAAGCTCCGCGTCGCATCACTCAACTTTAAG TGTTTCTTCCGCTCGACACCGACCCAGCATGGACTACAGTATGCACAGTCAACATAGTGCTGCAAATTCCCCTGGAACGCCATCCACGTCCAGTCCACATCACGCGTCATTAACACCTTCAATGAGTCCAACTTCGACCCAAAAACAAACCTCTCAACCGTCACCTGGCTTTAATCCATTTATCTACGGAAACGACGTTCATTCCGTTGATGTAGCGACTCGTGTTGCTATGGTCCGCTTTTTCAACTCTCAAAACTTGTTGGCAAACTTCAGCGAACACACAAGAACATTGAGACTCTATCCAAGGCCGGTAGTAGCCTTTCAAATCAATTCGTTCCTGAGATCAAGACCGAGAACCAGcagttttttgaataaatttgcaaGGACGCAAGCAGTCGAATTCTTAGCAGAGTGGTCGCTCACTCCAAGTAATGTGGCTTTCCTGAGAGTACACACAGGTGTATTCGACCCTACTCAAATTGGCGACAAACCGCGTTGGTACGCTCCCAGCTTAGAGCCAATATATTTTCCCGTTTGGGATTCGAACGGTTCCCTGGCTGCAGCAATGAGAACTTTACAACAACTTGAAAATCAGCCAACGGATGAAAGTGGATCTGACTCTGAGGGAGCTGATAGTACCAGTTCGTCTTACTCTTCGCTTAGCGATTTTGTATCGGAAATGGTATCTTCCGATCTTTCACCCA gCTACCATTGCCCTCAAGCAACGCAGCCGCAACCAATGTCTCTTTCGGTTGATCCAAAGAATGTTTACAATCCCCCTAGTTCTTTACAATATCCTGGCGCTGACGACGATCCCCCTACCAGACCTGGAAGTCCACTAAGTACGTCATCCAGTCAGAGTGATCTGAGCAGTCCCAGTTTCAACAGGGATTCCGAGCTTGAATTAAATCCAAGGATTCAAGAGGGTTCGCAAGCAGCTAAAAGTGATAAT GATAAAGAGGAGGGAGGTAGCTTTGAATCAGACTCAGCATCGACAACAGCCACGCCACGCACAATCCTGAGTGCACAAAGTACGGTAGGCCAGTTTGGAAGTGGTGCGGGGTCTTTAGTGACCCCATCACCCAGTGATACAGAGCGCCCTACCACTCCCCACCGGACCTCACGCCTCAATAGATCTGTCACCCCA GTTCCGCCACTCAGTCCAGGGCCGCAACGCCAACCAAGTGTAGGCAATGTTCTGGCACGTACATCGAGCTTCGGATCAGCGGTTGGACCTCTTCTTCCAAGACAACCAAGTAGTGGCAGTAACAATGGGTCACCTACATTACCTCGTCAAGCGACTACTGGTAATGGCGTTCAGCGTCATCATAGTGGAAACAGCAATGTTCCTCGGCAAAACAGTGGAAATAGTACTGGAACCGGTGTGATCAGACAGGGGTCGCAAGGGTCGTTATTTGAACAATTTGCCTCACAAGCTAAAGATTTAGTTAGGGAGACGACAAGACAGAGTAGTCAAGATGGACTGCTCGCTCATATGGACAAG CTGAAGCATCAAgcgagggaaaaaataaatgaagctGGCGAAGAAAGCTTATTTGCACCTTTGGAACAG CTTACGCAGCAAACGAAGAAAGCTATGGGTGAAGCATCGAAGTCAGTTCAGGAAGTATCAAAGAATGCCTTAGAAGCGAGTAAAACAGCTGCAGGTGTTAGTAAAAATACCTTTGATGATCTGACCTATGTGGGAAAGAGCACTTTTGGTGATTTGACTAAAAGTGCTAAAGAAGCTGCGACCAAAAAAGGGTTGCTCAAG GGACTCAGTGATTCCCAGCAATCACCTCCGCACACTTCTCCACCACCTGGTCCGCTTCAACGAAGAGACTCTAGTAGTACCCAGTTAGTCGCGTCTGACTCTCGTGCTGGTAGAAGAGATATTGGGCGGGATTTTTTTAGCAATATAAGCAGTGATCTGAATGGCATAGCTGCGCAAACTAGCAGTATGTTTAGTGATTTATTTG GTAATAAGCATAACTCTAATCGGAACGCCAATCCTCTTCCTCAATCGCAAAAATCCAAAGAGAAATCTCAGACATTTGGACCCTTCCCTAAAG GTAGAAAAGGGCTGGTCGAGAGATCGTCGTTGATAAAACATTCAACCAACAAACCTAGTCAGGAGGAATTACAACGGATGCAAAATGTAGAGCGATCGAGTACAAATAGCGATAATCAAGCATTCCTGACAGAT ATTGTAAACCAGGCATTAGCTGGAGAAGGAGTGGGCTGGCTCAAATTGAATAGGTTGAAAAAACTAATGGAAGATGAGAGTTATCGCAATCTTGTTGTAACTAATTTGAATAAGGGtcttgagagaaaaataagcCCCGATGATCATATCGATGACGTT TGCGTTTCACGGCCAGTTTATAAAGGGATGCTGAAGTGCCTTCAAGCTGTAGTGCACGGCCTGGTACATACTTATAGCAATTTTGGACCAGGTGGTATGGCATCTGTATTCCAACTGATGGAAATTGCACATACACACTACTGGAGCAAAGACCTAACAGAGGGAGGATTTGAAAGTTCTCTCATATCTCAG ACTTCCAGTCCGTTTGGtagtaaagaaaatttgagGTCCCCACAGTCACCGAAGCAGCCTGACTTGTCAGACTTATCTAGGAAATCATCCCTTCAACAGTCTTCAG AGTTACCACAACTCAGATTGGAAATGTCACATCCTCAATTACCTGCAGGTGGAGATGAAAATCAATCGACCACAGAAATGTTTCTCGATATGTTTTcgaagaaaggaaaattaCTCAGCAGATTAACGTCATTTGACTCAGAG GGAGGGCGTGGTGCAGGTGGCGGTACAGGAAGCAGCGAAGCCCTCTCGACTGATGGAGGCAGCATTATCACGAATCCTGCATTTCGGCAAGCACACCAGGCCTCTTTTCGCAGTACCGTCTCTGATAGTGAGGTTGAGCAAGGCAAT TTTCCACACCAAACTAAACAGCGAACTGCGAGTGTTTGGTCCAGCAAGTCGTCTTTAAGCACTGGATTTAGATATCACGGTGGAAGTCTTGTTCCAACAGTAACAACACCGAGTCCAGAAGCAGCTCGAACTTATCTTTTTGAAG gATTATTGGGCAAAGAAAGATCTTCTCTCTGGGATCAAATGCAGTTTTGGGAGGATGCGTTCCTTGACGCTGTCTCTCAGGAGCGTGATATGGTGGGCATGGATCAGGGACCAGGAGAAATGATGGAAAG GTACAAGAGTCTGAGTGAAAGCGAGAGGAGGAGGCTGGAGCATGATGAGGACAGATTATTATGTACTTTACTTCACAATCTGACAGCTATTTTGGTAATGCTCAATGTTGATAAGGGAGAATTGAAGCGTAAAGTGCGTAGATTGCTCGGAAAAAGTCACATCGGCCTCATTTACAGTCAAGAGCTTAATCAGCTATTGGATCAAATGACCAATCTT CATGGCAATGACATTGATCTAAAGCCTCTCACTTCTCGTCAAATGCACCGTCAATCATTTACTGTTCATGCTGGTGTCGATGCCGAAGGTGATTTGCGTTTTTTGGAAGTACGACACGATGGTTTGGTACTCAGATCGGTAAATGGTGTGATTGTCGAGCGCTGGTGGTACGAGCGCTTGGTTAATATGACTTATAGTCCTAAGAATAAAGTCCTCTGTCTTTGGAGGCGAAATGGAGGGCAAACTCAACTGCATAAATATTACACTAAAAAG tgTAAAGAcctatattattgtataaaagaCGCAATGGAGAAAGCGGCACAACGAGGTCGAGGTGCTGGTTCGGGTGTAGAATTAGGTGGTGAGTTTCCAGTGCAAGATATGCGCACGGGTGAGGGGGGCCTTCTCCAAGTATGCATGGAGGGCGTGGGTCTACTCTTCGCTAATAGCAAG GATTTCGAG TTTTTTGTAAGACTCGATCATATCCGCAAGTGCTTTACACAGAAGGGTGGGATCTTCGTTTTGGAAGAATTCA ATCCTAAAACTAGACAAGTAATTCAACGTAAATATAAGTCACAATTG GCAGATCAGATCTGCTATGCAGTTCTCTGTGTCTTTTCGTATCTTGCTGCTGGCATGGAAGATCGTAAACAGttacagcagcagcaacaacagcaataTCTACATCAGCCTACAGGCAGTGGTGCGCAAGCGATGCATGGATCTGGATTATCGCAGGCGGGTTCCCCACGTCACCACTGA